The following coding sequences lie in one Candoia aspera isolate rCanAsp1 chromosome 11, rCanAsp1.hap2, whole genome shotgun sequence genomic window:
- the ATMIN gene encoding ATM interactor: MHLSKAHRLPQDGKIYPAVRKDLKTPQKYYCCPIEGCPRGPERPFSQFSLVRQHFMKMHAEKKHKCDKCTNSYGTIWDLKRHIADCGKTFQCTCGCPYASRTALLSHIYRTQHEIPVEHRDPPSKKRKTETSLSNCLLEGKTMNKTSANIHSRCTSTEDLESSEIKVAASFDSPNHSYTTKQTQAPPKNAPKVLLPKPKVGLVKLPVVQLTQLPILVSAPNASVKPIVLAMDEKGSVTSTVHLMPLPVGIMIAALETETLALKTLPAVSRAKTADGTKPVSTGIQVNLGKAASHNPVQDLEALGYKNGICSTNVQTDLSFISQNFVPSAAWPPDSSVSSCSQTDLTFSSQTLLPVSVETQTLLPSSKLTSSIAAQTDVLAQACFQSCGISRETQTNKSQKGVDGNVQLDQSVTCSDLFSSVSSAFPDSSPMSHPGGPLMAASLGQNLLQQGNCKALTPGTKCEPMISFSTQNSILPQQIMTDNQTQTMELLDDLETIFSNNSASHSLDNRSLLVDAHSSAGIPLSSGPTQNAGIDFDIEDFFTASNIQTQTEEAEFGTLNSVPVLESLDIETQTDLFSDHATQSYNSRGNANFLGLEMFDTQTQTDLNFFLDTPYLPLGNILKPSAFLMSADSSDTETQTEMRCPERDVADHMAESKVQLNSAETQTMDSCLDTLGSLFLTSNETQTVMGDFLLADLAWNTMESQFSSVETQTCAELCSLFQGSDKASR; this comes from the exons GATGGAAAAATATATCCTGCGGTGAGGAAAGATTTGAAAACACCACAGAAATACTACTGCTGTCCAATTGAAGGCTGTCCTAGAGGACCAGAAAGGCCTTTTTCACAATTTTCTCTTGTAAGGCAG CACTTTATGAAAATGCATGCTGAAAAGAAACATAAGTGTGATAAATGTACCAATTCATATGGCACTATATGGGATTTGAAGCGGCATATTGCGGACTGTGGCAAGACTTTCCAATGTACCTGTGGGTGTCCCTATGCTAGCAGGACAGCATTATTATCTCATATTTATAGGACACAACATGAGATCCCGGTTGAACACAG GGATCCGCCTagtaagaaaaggaaaactgaaacgtCACTATCTAATTGCCTGCTGGAAGGAAAAACAATGAACAAGACCTCGGCCAACATCCACAGCAGATGTACTAGCACTGAAGATTTGGAGAGCTCTGAAATCAAGGTGGCAGCTTCCTTTGACAGTCCCAACCACTCTTATACTACCAAGCAAACACAAGCACCACCCAAAAATGCACCCAAGGTTCTCTTGCCTAAGCCTAAAGTGGGCTTGGTTAAACTCCCTGTAGTGCAACTTACTCAGTTGCCTATCTTGGTGTCAGCACCAAATGCCTCTGTCAAGCCCATCGTACTGGCCATGGATGAGAAAGGTTCTGTTACAAGCACTGTTCACTTAATGCCTCTGCCAGTAGGAATTATGATAGCTGCGCTGGAGACTGAAACCCTTGCATTGAAAACGCTCCCAGCCGTTTCCAGAGCCAAAACTGCTGATGGTACTAAGCCAGTTAGTACCGGCATCCAGGTGAATTTAGGGAAAGCTGCTTCGCATAATCCAGTCCAGGATCTAGAAGCTCTGGGCTATAAAAACGGAATCTGTTCCACCAATGTTCAAACTGACCTATCTTTCATTTCACAGAACTTTGTGCCTTCTGCAGCTTGGCCTCCTGATTCCTCGGTGTCCTCTTGTTCTCAGACAGACCTGACTTTCAGTTCCCAAACGTTGCTTCCGGTTAGCGTAGAGACACAGACCCTGTTACCCAGTTCGAAACTGACTTCCTCCATAGCTGCTCAGACGGATGTGCTTGCTCAAGCTTGCTTTCAGTCCTGTGGAATTTCTCGGGAGACTCAGACCAATAAGTCACAAAAAGGTGTTGATGGGAATGTACAATTGGACCAGTCGGTAACTTGCAGCGATCTTTTCAGCAGTGTTAGCTCAGCGTTTCCTGATTCAAGCCCAATGTCCCATCCTGGTGGCCCCTTGATGGCAGCGAGCCTGGGTCAGAATTTACTACAGCAGGGAAACTGCAAAGCTTTGACCCCGGGCACAAAGTGCGAGCCAATGATCAGCTTCAGCACACAGAATAGTATCCTTCCCCAGCAAATCATGACAGACAATCAGACGCAAACCATGGAACTCCTGGATGATCTTGAAACAATTTTTTCAAATAACTCAGCAAGTCACTCACTGGATAACCGTAGTCTTTTAGTAGATGCTCACTCCAGTGCTGGCATCCCCTTGAGCTCTGGACCTACCCAGAATGCAGGAATCGATTTTGACATAGAGGATTTCTTTACAGCCTCCAACATCCAAACTCAAACCGAAGAGGCTGAATTTGGCACCTTGAACTCTGTACCAGTCTTAGAGTCCCTAGATATTGAAACCCAGACAGATTTATTTTCAGACCACGCTACCCAGTCCTATAACTCTCGAGGTAATGCTAATTTCTTAGGCTTAGAAATGTTTGATACGCAGACCCAGACAGACTTAAATTTCTTTTTAGATACTCCCTACCTGCCTTTGGGGAACATCCTGAAGCCCTCTGCCTTTCTGATGAGCGCAGACTCCTCCGACACAGAAACACAAACAGAAATGAGGTGCCCTGAGAGGGATGTGGCTGACCATATGGCAGAAAGTAAAGTCCAGCTGAATAGTGCTGAAACACAAACCATGGATAGCTGTCTTGACACTCTAGGCAGTTTATTTCTCACCAGCAATGAGACTCAGACCGTTATGGGTGATTTTCTTTTGGCTGACTTGGCCTGGAATACAATGGAGTCACAGTTTAGCTCGGTTGAGACACAAACTTGTGCAGAATTGTGCTCTTTGTTTCAGGGCTCTGATAAAGCAAGCCGTTGA